A segment of the Vibrio sp. YMD68 genome:
TTTCATCGACGAAAACAAAACCTTCGCCTGGCTCTGATGGTTCAAGTTTAAGCCAAACGTGGCCATATTGCCCTTTACCGGCATGCTCACGGACAAACTTACCTTCCGCCTTCGCAGTACCACGTATGGTTTCACGGTAAGCAACTTGTGGGTTACCAACGTTGCAATTGACGCTAAACTCACGTTTCATCCGGTCAACAATGATATCTAAGTGCAGTTCACCCATACCAGAAATAAGCGTTTGGCCTGTTTCTTTGTCCGTTTCAACACGGAACGATGGATCTTCTGCCGCTAGCTTTCCTAACGCGATAGTCATTTTATCTTGATCGGCTTGAGAACGCGGTTCTACTACAATCTGAATAACAGGATCAGGGAATTCCATGCGTTCAAGAATAATCTTATGATTCTGGTCACACAGGGTTTCACCTGTCGTCACATCTTTAAGACCAATAATAGCGGCAATATCACCCGCTCGCACTTCTTTCACTTCTTCACGCTTATTTGAGTGCATTTGAACAATGCGCCCTAAACGCTCACGCTGTTTCTTCACTGAGTTGTAAGCTGTTTTTCCGCTTTCCACCACCCCAGAGTAAACACGAATGAACGTCAACGTTCCCACAAACGGGTCTGTTGCAATTTTAAATGCTAAGGCTGAAAACGGTTCATTGTCGTCAGCATGACGCTCGACTTCATTTTCATCTTCATCGATACCTTGAATTGCTGGTACATCGACAGGCGAAGGAAGGAAATCAACGACGGCATCAAGAACGGCTTGTACCCCTTTGTTTTTGAATGCACTACCACAAGTGGCGAGTACGATTTCATTACTCAGAGTGCGAGTACGAAGGCCTTGTTTGATTTCTGCTTCCGTCAGTTCACCTTCTTCCAGGTACTTATCCATCAGCTCTTCAGAGGCTTCGGCTGCAGCTTCAACCATTTCAGTACGATACTCTTCAGCCATTTCTTGCATGTCTGCTGGGATATCTTCGTACGTAAATGTCATGCCTTGATCAGCGTCGTTCCAGTTGATTGCCTTCATCTTGATAAGATCGACAACACCCTGGAAGTTTTCTTCAGTACCAATGTTGAGTTGAATCGGTACAGGCGTTGCGCCTAGGCGATCTTTAATTTGGTCTACAACGCGCAAGAAATCTGCACCCGTACGGTCCATTTTGTTTACAAACACCATACGTGGAACTTGGTATTTATCGGCTTGGCGCCATACTGTCTCTGACTGAGGTTCAACACCCGATGAGCCACAGAATACAACGACAGCACCATCCAATACGCGCAATGAACGCTCTACTTCAATAGTGAAGTCTACGTGCCCTGGAGTATCAATGATATTAATGCGGTGGTCTTGATACTGTGCTTCCATACCACGCCAGAAAGTCGTGGTTGCAGCAGAAGTGATAGTAATACCACGTTCTTGCTCTTGCTCCATCCAATCCATGGTAGCAGCACCATCGTGAACTTCGCCGATTTTATGAGAAAGGCCAGTATAGAACAGAATACGTTCACTTGTGGTTGTTTTACCTGCATCTACGTGAGCTACGATACCGATGTTACGGTAGCGCTCAATAGGAGTTTTACGAGCCACTGTGTATCCTCTTTGTAGGAATTATTGATGTTTCAAAAAAGGCATTTTGAAATATAAATAAACCCTAATATCTATTAGGTGGGGAGTTAAGAAAGTGCTGCGAGAGGAACTCGCAGCACTAAAAAGGTATTACCAGCGGTAATGAGCGAATGCTTTGTTAGCATCAGCCATACGGTGAACGTCTTCACGTTTCTTAACCGAAGTACCTTTGTTCTCAGACGCATCTAGCATTTCAGCCGCTAGGCGTTGAGCCATAGATTTTTCACCACGCTTACGCGCAGCTTCAACTACCCAACGCATAGCAAGAGCGTTACGGCGAACCGGACGAACTTCTACAGGTACTTGGTAAGTTGAACCACCCACACGGCGAGATTTAACCTCTACCGATGGACGAACATTTTCAAGAGCTTCTTCAAATACAGCTAAGTGATCTTTACCAGATTTCTCAGCCATAACTTCTAGTGCAGTGTAAACAATTTTCTCTGCAGTAGATTTCTTTCCGTCAACCATTAGGATGTTAACGAATTTTGCCAGCAGTTCAGATTTGAACTTAGGATCTGGAAGGATCTTACGCTGGCCTATAACGCGACGACGTGGCATGGATATTCTCCGTTGTCTTCTTCAGGTTATCCAAAACTTTACAGTTTTTTCAAAAATTAAGAATTTAAATTAATTTAGTGTTTGGCCTTACTTAACGGAATCCATTAAGACTTAGGACGCTTCACACCGTACTTAGAACGACCTTTCTTACGGTCATTTACGCCAGCACAGTCTAATGCGCCGCGAACAGTGTGGTAACGTACACCCGGAAGGTCTTTAACACGACCGCCACGGATTAGAACAACACTGTGCTCTTGAAGGTTGTGGCCTTCACCGCCGATGTACGAAGTCACTTCAAAGCCGTTCGTTAGACGAACACGGCAAACCTTACGAAGTGCTGAGTTAGGTTTTTTAGGTGTAGTTGTGTAAACACGAGTACATACACCACGTTTTTGTGGGCACGCTTCTAGTGCAGGCACGTTGCTTTTAACAACTTGCTTTACACGAGGTTTACGTACCAACTGGTTAATAGTTGCCATTAACTAGCTCCTGATTTACTTGAAAGTAAGCTTTGTGAAAAATCTAGTCCTAAATGTAGTTGATACAAATAGGGACGCAAAATTCTATTCAGCAGTGAGAGATGTGTCAAGAAATATACAGATCTTTTTTCATCCACTGAATAGATAAAAAGGTATATAGGTAAAAATGGATGGAAAAATCATCACCAAGAGACTGATTTTAAATGCTTTGCTGTTAGATCCACAAATTCGTCAATATCTATCGATGAAACACCTTGCGCAACAAATTGCTCAATACCTCTGGCTTTGAGGTCTATATTTAACGCTAATACTTGGCAAAGCGATGTATTTAACACGTGGTGCTGTGCATGTTTGGGGTTCGTCAGGTAGACCGCAGACTGAGTTAACAATACCGCATCTGTCTGCGTCGCGAACTGAATAGCCAGTGTTGCTTTTTCTGGAGTAGTGACGATATAAAGCATGATGACACCTAAAAACTCAGCAAATGATGGCAACTCGCCATCTGTGATGCAATCTCATCACTTGGAAGAATGCGCACATCGAAAGCCATTTCAACATTTAATAAGCCTCGTTCTTCTAGGCCCGTTCGGCAAGCGTATACGTGCTCAATGTCGTACAGATCCATCAATTTGAATGTACTGATGTAATCACGGCTCAATACTCTCTCAGGCTGCTGAGCGCTGACCAACTGAGTGACACCATCGCCAACAAAGAACACATAGATGTCTTCACAGTAAGCAGACGCAGCAAGAAGAGCATCAAGACCTTCTCTCCCTGCGGAGGTTGAGTGAGGAGACGTGTGAAAAACAAAACCTATCTTTTTCAAAACTGTACAACCCTATCTTGCGTTAGCATCGATTCCGCTAAGCTGCCTAATCCAGCTTGGACAAATCCATCCGCCAAATTTGAGCTTTCGAGATTATGTTGATGCGCCTCATTTTCACTCACAATGCCTCTTCGCAACGCCGCGGCAACGCAAGTCTCTAGGGAAACATGGTGCTCTGATGCGAGCTTTTGCCAAGCTTGGACCAAATCAAATTCATCGTTGGCTGGCACCGTCAAACTGGATCCGTTGCTCACACCATCTTGATAAAAAAAGACACTCTTTAAGATGTGTCCTTTTTTAATCAACGCTTGGGCAAATAGAAATGCCACTCTAGACGACTGTGAGCCGTATACAGAGCCGTTCACAACAAGCGCATAGCAGAGAGAAGGGTTCAAGACTCTTCATCCTCAGTCTTACGCTGACGGATATACAGGTAGACGGTATGTTTTGAAATATTGAGACGATCTGCAACTCGATTGATGGCATCTTTGATATCAAAAATGCCTTTGTCATACAGTTCCATCACTATTTGACGATTCTTCGTGTTGTTTGATACTGACTTGTCAGCATTGATTTCTTCGATCGTGCGCTCAACCGTTTGATCGACCAACTCTTCCACATCGCTTGCAAAGTTCACCGAAGAAGCTGCTTCATTTGCTTCTTCCGTTGGCATAAAGGAGTGGAGAACTTGAGAAAAAGGCGCGTCTAGGTTGACGTTGATACATAACAGACCGATAACGCGGTTATCACCGTTGCG
Coding sequences within it:
- the fusA gene encoding elongation factor G — its product is MARKTPIERYRNIGIVAHVDAGKTTTSERILFYTGLSHKIGEVHDGAATMDWMEQEQERGITITSAATTTFWRGMEAQYQDHRINIIDTPGHVDFTIEVERSLRVLDGAVVVFCGSSGVEPQSETVWRQADKYQVPRMVFVNKMDRTGADFLRVVDQIKDRLGATPVPIQLNIGTEENFQGVVDLIKMKAINWNDADQGMTFTYEDIPADMQEMAEEYRTEMVEAAAEASEELMDKYLEEGELTEAEIKQGLRTRTLSNEIVLATCGSAFKNKGVQAVLDAVVDFLPSPVDVPAIQGIDEDENEVERHADDNEPFSALAFKIATDPFVGTLTFIRVYSGVVESGKTAYNSVKKQRERLGRIVQMHSNKREEVKEVRAGDIAAIIGLKDVTTGETLCDQNHKIILERMEFPDPVIQIVVEPRSQADQDKMTIALGKLAAEDPSFRVETDKETGQTLISGMGELHLDIIVDRMKREFSVNCNVGNPQVAYRETIRGTAKAEGKFVREHAGKGQYGHVWLKLEPSEPGEGFVFVDEIANGTVPKEFIESVAKGAAEQMNSGVVAGYPILDIKATLYDGSYHETDSSEMAFLIAASMAFKTAALEAQPVLLEPMMKVEVTTPEDWMGDVVGDINRRRGIIEGMDEGTAGLKIIRAQVPLSVMFGYATDLRSATQGRASYSMEFSEYAEVPSNVAKAIIAERG
- the rpsG gene encoding 30S ribosomal protein S7 encodes the protein MPRRRVIGQRKILPDPKFKSELLAKFVNILMVDGKKSTAEKIVYTALEVMAEKSGKDHLAVFEEALENVRPSVEVKSRRVGGSTYQVPVEVRPVRRNALAMRWVVEAARKRGEKSMAQRLAAEMLDASENKGTSVKKREDVHRMADANKAFAHYRW
- the rpsL gene encoding 30S ribosomal protein S12, with the protein product MATINQLVRKPRVKQVVKSNVPALEACPQKRGVCTRVYTTTPKKPNSALRKVCRVRLTNGFEVTSYIGGEGHNLQEHSVVLIRGGRVKDLPGVRYHTVRGALDCAGVNDRKKGRSKYGVKRPKS
- the tusB gene encoding sulfurtransferase complex subunit TusB, whose amino-acid sequence is MLYIVTTPEKATLAIQFATQTDAVLLTQSAVYLTNPKHAQHHVLNTSLCQVLALNIDLKARGIEQFVAQGVSSIDIDEFVDLTAKHLKSVSW
- the tusC gene encoding sulfurtransferase complex subunit TusC, with translation MKKIGFVFHTSPHSTSAGREGLDALLAASAYCEDIYVFFVGDGVTQLVSAQQPERVLSRDYISTFKLMDLYDIEHVYACRTGLEERGLLNVEMAFDVRILPSDEIASQMASCHHLLSF
- the tusD gene encoding sulfurtransferase complex subunit TusD — protein: MNPSLCYALVVNGSVYGSQSSRVAFLFAQALIKKGHILKSVFFYQDGVSNGSSLTVPANDEFDLVQAWQKLASEHHVSLETCVAAALRRGIVSENEAHQHNLESSNLADGFVQAGLGSLAESMLTQDRVVQF
- a CDS encoding transcriptional regulator is translated as MTTTETLTDIPLESELLEMESVHVKPFSDHDKIILRSYEAVVDGIASLIGPFCEIVLHSLEDLNTSAIKIANGENTGRQVGSPITDLALRMLKDIEGSERNFSRSYFTRAKGGVLMKSITVAIRNGDNRVIGLLCINVNLDAPFSQVLHSFMPTEEANEAASSVNFASDVEELVDQTVERTIEEINADKSVSNNTKNRQIVMELYDKGIFDIKDAINRVADRLNISKHTVYLYIRQRKTEDEES